The DNA region GCCTGCAGCGATGCATAGCAGCCGGCTGGGGCGAGAAGTTCGGTAGGCACGTCGTCAGTCATGGGGCGCAAAGATGCTTCAATTTTGCCAATGTGCCAAATAATGAGTGCGGCGGGACATCATTGGTCCGCATAGGCCGGGCCGCGACGCACGCTGGTTGGTGGGGAAATCCACGCGGTCAGCCGTGCTGGCGGCGCAGATTGGTCGGCGGGATGCCGAGGGCGTCGCGGTACTTGGCAATGGTGCGGCGCGCCACTTTGAGTCCCTCGGCTTCGAGCAGTTGGCTGATTTTGGCGTCGGAGAGCGGCTTGGCTGGATCTTCTGCGGCGACGAGTTCGGCGATGCGTTCTTTGACCGATGTATTGGCCACGCCTTCGCCCTGCGACGACTGGAAGCCTGCCGTGAAAAAGCGGCGCAGCTCGACGATGCCATGCGGAGTCACGGCGTATTTCCCGTTAATGGCGCGCGAGACGGTGGTTTCATGCACGCCGATGGCATCGGCCACCTGCTGCATGGTGAGCGGGCGGAGCTCTGAGAATCCGCCTTCAAAGTAGGGTTGTTGGTGGATCACCAGTTGTTCTGCGATCCGGCGCAGCGTTTCCTGACGCTGCTCGATGCACTGAATGATGAACTTGCCCGAGCGAATCTTCTCGCGGATGAACGTGCGCGCTTCCTGGTTGGTCGAGGCCTCCGCGATCAGATCTTTGTAATAGCGGCTGATGCGCAGGCGCGGCATCGATGCGTCGTTCAGCGTGATCTGAAACTCGCCCTTGGAGTCTGGTAGAATGGTGAGGTCGGGGTCGATGTAGCGCGCGGTCTGGTCGTTCATCGAGTCGGCCGGGCGCGGCGTGAGTGTGGCGATGAGTTCTACCGCCGTGTTGACGTCCGCCACCGTGACCCCGAGCGCTTTGGCAATTTCCGGGCGTTTGTTACGGGTCAGCGCATCGAAGTGATGCTCGACCATTTGTGCGGCTATCGAGCCGGTGTAGCCCCGGCGTTCGAGCTGAATGAGGAGGCAATCCGCCAAATCGCGCGCGCCTATTCCCGCCGGATCCAGCGTCAGCAGCGTGCTGTAGGCGGTCTCCACCGCATCGAGAGGCAACAGGTTGTCGAGCGCGATGTCTTCCAAGCTGATGGTGAGGTAGCCGCGTTCGTCGAGGGCGGCTACCAGCAGGTCAAATGCTTCGCGGCTCTCTGGATCGAGCGGAGTCATGGCCACCTGTTGTTGCAAGTGACTGGCGAGCGACTCGGGTGAGCTGATGGAGTCGTAGAGGTGGTCTACCAGGTCTTCGTGTTCGCGGTTGCGGCCGATGTGCTGGCCGCTGAGGATTTGTTCCTCGCGCAGGTCTTCGTCCCATTGTTCCAGCTCGCGCAAGTCGTCGTCGCGCTCGTCGGCTTGTTCTTCCGCCGCGTCGAGCGATGTGTCTGCGGTATCGTCCTCGAGGGTAGGGTTGGCCTCCAATTCCTGCTGCACGAGCTGGCGCAGTTCCAGCGCGGGAGCCTGCAGAATGTCCAGACTCTGGCGCATCTGCGGCGACAGCCTCTGCTGCAATCCCATCTCCTGATGCTGCGACACACCAAAGGCCGGACGAGACGAACCGGTCGGGTAGTTGTGTGTCGGTGGGAGGCTCACAGCGCGACTATTGAGCCTGTCTGATAGGCGTTCAAGCAAGAATTGTGCCAGATGGATGGGGGGCTGTGGAGCTTTGTTGCCGACCTTAAGTCACGTTGCCCCGCCTCAAGGTTTTGGGGAGAGTTGGGAGTGTTGCGCCATTTAATCATGACACTCGGTCAGGCATGGATTTGAGGCGTGGTCGGTGGAAGCGAGAGTTAGATCGCGAAGTTAACGGAAATATGAAGTGACCTCTCGTGTCGTGGGGGATGCTTGATTGGAAAGAATATTTTAGATTGAAAGGCTGCCCTTTTCCGCTGGTTCGACGTCATGGAAGACTACTCGCGCCGCGCATTCATCAGGACCAGCCTATCCGGATTTTTGGGAGTGACTCTGGCTCTGCCCACCATCACCGCGCTTGCGACGCGGGCTCAGGCATTTGAGGGGCGGGTTCCGCCAGGGGCTCCGATACATTGGGATGCCTTTCTTGAGGCCATCGCCAAGGAAGCTGCCAAGCAGCACCTCGACCGCTGGGACGAGAGGGCTTACGTTGCCGAGATGGCCAAGTTGGCCCGTCGCCTAGACCTCAAGGACGAGCGTCTGATCCTGGCTCTTGAAAAGGCCAAAAAGGGGATTGGCAACGGTCGCATTGATTTCGATCATCTTGAAAAGAACGAGGACTTCCAAGTCTCGTTCCTACAGTTCGAGAAAGGCGAAAAGATCGACTGCCATGATCACCCTGAAATGACCGGAGTGCTCCTGTGCGCCACCGGTGAGGTCGACGTCTGGAATTATGACCTGGTGGGTGAGGAACCCGAGCCCGGTCACGTCCTCTTGCGTGAGGTTCAGCATACTCGTCTGAAGAAGAGCCATGTCTCCACGCTGACCTCGAAGGAGAGCAATATCCATCGTCTTAAAGCGCGCGAGTTGACCCAACTCGTGGACATCTTCACTCCACCTTACAATGAGGATCGCTCCAAGCGCTCGCGCTGGTTCGCTGTCGATGACGAGCCCTATCAAGGACAGGGCAAAGACTTCCTAGCTCAGGTGAGATAAGCTTCGGAAAGATGCGGTGGCGGAACGAAGATGCCCGCATGTGCTGGATGCGTTCCCAGGAAGGCTGCTCATGCGAGGGCTGGTTTGACAAGAAGAGAGAGGAGGGAGATCTTGCTCGATGATGTCCGGTGTTTCGAAAGCGGTTGGTTGGGCGCTGGTTTTGTCCGTTGGGGCGGTTGCGGCAGCTGAGGAGCTGCATCTCGACTTTGTGTCGGATCAGGATGGGCCTCGTTGGTCGGCAGTCAATGACGGGGTGATGGGAGGGCTTTCGCAAGGAGGAGCCCGGATGAAGGCCGGGGTGATGCATTTTTCAGGAACTCTTTCGCTGGAGAATAACGGAGGGTTCGCTTCGGTGCGGACACAGAACTATCGAGCGGATCTCAGCGGGACCAAGGGGATCAGGCTGCGGGTGTTTGGGGATGGCCGAACCTACCAACTGCGCGTCAGCACCGATGCTCGATTCAGACAATCCCGCATTGCCTACAAGGCGGAGTTTACGCCGCAAAAAGGAGAGTGGACTGAGGTCGATGTCCCATTCGTCAATATGGTTCCGAGCTGGAGAGGCAGGTTGCTCGAGGGACCTGAGCTGGATCTTTCCAAGATCACTCAGATTGGAATCTTGCTGGGCGATAAGAAGGAAGGTCCCTTTTCTTTGAAGGTAGATTGGATGAAGAGCTTCTGAGGTCGCTTGTTGATGATGTGGGTGCCTGGGTATCGGCAGATTCCCTAGCTGGATTGCGGATAGTTGTCGGGGGTGAGGAAGATGGGGTGTGGGTGATCTTGGATTTTAAGGAGCAGGCAGCGGTCGAGTGGGGAGTCGTTGGAGAATGGGTGGAGGAGGTGCGATGGGAGTTGGGAGGTTTCCACGGGCCAGAGGTGTTTGGGGATGGTTTGGATGTGTCGGTTGGGGAAATGCGTGATGAGTTCACATTGGCGGAGCCAGTGGCCTCGGCGTGCGCCATGGCTCAAAAACTCGGCTTCGGCTGGGTGCCCGGATGTGATGTGATCGAAGACTGCGCCGAGGATGAGGTGTTGAGGGGCGATGGATTCGTTGCGGTATTTGGCGGGAAGGTGATCTCGGTACTTTTTGGTAAGGATGAGCTGATGGCTTCGCAGGCGGTGGAGCTTCTTGAAGAAGTTGTCCCTGGCATCGGGGCCGGGGAGGAGTAGTCCGTCGGGTGATTGGACGGCGAGGTAGAATTTGACCGCAAGTTCGAGGTGGATGAGCCGGCCTGACGCATGGTCTCGAAGAAGGAAGTCGATTTCGCCCTGGGTTTTATGGATGGAACTCTGGAGTTGCAGGTTGCGCTCCAAGAGCTCGTAACGGTGCGAGGATTGGATTAGGAGAGCGAGCGCATCTTCGTACAGATGCCCGAGTTTTTGATCCAAGTTGAGAGGGCTGCTGACCTCCGCGGGAGACAAGGGCTCACGATCGAACGAGCTGGCCTCGGGGAGGTGCTTGATGAGCAACGGTGAGTTGCAGAGTGCGTGGAGGATGAGCGTAGTGGGCATCTATCTGAAATGCTGGTGTGGATTCTCTATTGTGGGCGAGCAGGCCACACGCTGGCAAGTAGGGGTGGGAAGGTCGGAAGGGAGCGCAGCGCATTATGCCGGGTGGGGATGCGGTTCTCTCTTGTGGTGAGCGGGAGATTTATGACCAGCTCGAATGGCACTAACTTAAGGTGCCAGGTCGTGTCGGGAGCGGCCATCGGGGAGGGTGCTGCGCCTTGGCGGTATCGCACGCTCGGCCGGGGGGCGTATTTACCTAGGGTGGCGCTCGCCTGAGGCTCGCTGACCCTAGGCTGTTATGAGACGCGCTTTCAGCGCGGAATTGACGACGCCGAGGCTTAAGTTAGTGCCATTCATGACCAGCTCTATTTTGAAAATCGACCGAGCTGGTGCACCTTCATCCTCCGGTCTTCCCCCGGAGTAATAGACTATGTTTGAGACACTAACACTCGCCGCCATCGAATGGCAATTTGTCCTCGGCTCTACCTGGTTGGAGATCATTGCCACTGTCTCGGCGATTCTCGGGGTCATTCTGATCGCGCGTCAGAACATACTCGGATGGCCGCTGGGGATTGTCTGGGCGGCGATCTCCGCTTGGCTCTGCTTCACCCAATGGCAATTGGTTTCCGACGGCATTCTCTATCTCATCTACATCCCCATTCAGATTTACTGTTGGGTTCAATGGAAAATGGGTGACTCGGAATCCGGCGCTCCGCTGCATCCCACGTGGATGCCTGCGAAGAAACAAGGGATACTCGTCGCTTGTGCGCTCGGCAGCATCGTTCTGTGGGCATTTGGTATCTCAGCCATGGCGCGGAATGTGAGTTGGATTCCCGAGCCCGCGCTGCTGTGGCGTGACTCCACGACCACCGTGCTCAACTTTTTTGCCCAATTCCTCCAAGCCAGAAAGCGGATGGAAAACTGGGTGCTCTGGCTCGTTGTGAATTGCCTCGGTATTCACATCTACTGGGTCAAGGATGCGCCGATCTACTCCGTTCAATATGGCTTTTTCCTGATCCTGGGGATTTACGGATGGGTTGAATGGCACCGTTCGCGTAAGCAGTTACAGGAAGGGAAATAGGAGGGATGGTATTTCCACGCATAGTCATCACCGGGCCCGAATCCTCAGGGAAGACGACACTGTGTCGCTACTTGGCCGACACACTGCAGATTCCGATGGCTCTGGAGTATGCGCGCATCTATTTGGAGGCGTATGGGCCGGACTATGATCTGGAAATACTCCAGACCATCGCGCGCGAGCACTTGGAGTACCAACAGCAACAGGTTCCTGAGTCCGCCCGGCTTGGCCTCTTTGATACGGATCTGATCAATTTCAAGATCTGGGCCGATGAGGTCTTCGGGTGCTGTCCGGATGAGATTACACAAGGAATCCGAAATGAAGCCCATCACCGATATCTACTCTGCGCTCCGGATTTGCCATGGGAGCCGGACCCTTTGCGCGAGAACCCGGATAACCGTGACTACCTCTTTCAGCGGCATCTGGGCGAAATCCAGAGACTTGGGCGCCCCTATGAGATTGTGCGTGGTTCAGGCGATGCCCGCCTCAGATCCGCCGACGAAGCGATCAGGAAGTTGCTCCGGTGAAATATGGGCGCAGTGCGGGGTAAGCGTATTTTTTGAACAGGTGGCCGGCAATATCCTCCGTGGTCGATTCCCCAGTCCCTCCCCGATGAGTGCGGGGCACGTCATCGGGGGCGAGAGGAGGATCCTAGTGTGAGAGCATGGATGCTGGGATTTGGGTTTTCACGCCATTGGGTGGGGTGATCGAGACTTCGAGTTGTTGTCCGCCGGTGATTTCCAAGTACGAGACTTCGAATGGGTAGATTCCTTTTTCCAGGAGTGCATTGGCGGACTTGGTGGTGAAGCCATGTGGGCCATCGTGGTTGACGACCGTGATTTCTCCAAGTTTCAGTATCGAGCCGTCATCGCTACCCAAGGAGAAGGTGTACAAGCCGGACTCTGGGATCTCGATATACCCTGTGAAGCGGCAGGCGAAGTGGTCGTCGCGTTTTCTGATGTCCAGGCTAGGTGCCGGGATCACAGAGGATGTGACATTTTCGAGGGTGCTGAAGTCTGGGATTCTTTGCCAGTTCCCCTCAACGTATTCACTGATGAGTCCAGGCCTGCGGTCCTCTGCTGGTGTGGGAACGAACTGTGCGCAGTTGATCACGGTTTCCTCGCTGATACGATCGCCCTTAACGAGTACGGCACGAATGGTGGTTTGTTCGCTGACCTCGATTGGTTGTGTGTAGGGAGTGGACTGTAGGGTTGGTTTCGAGCCATCGGTTGTCATCAGGACACGGAATCCGGCCGGCGGGTCTTGGAAAGTGACCGTGGTGCTGCCGGAGAAGATATGGGTGGATGCATTTGGCTGGGGCACCGGCATGCGGTAGTGGATGTCGCGCGCATCGAGTGCGGCGTAGTGGTTATTGAGTCGGTGTTGGAAAGCGCTCAGATTTTTGTGCTCTGATTCGGTCCAGAGGGTTTCAGCCATAGCGAGCATACGTGGCATGATCATGTATTCTACGCGGTCGGTGGTTTCCATCCACTCGGTCCAGACATTGCCTTGGGCGCCGAGAAATTGCTTTTCAAAGCGGGTACCGCGGAATTGTGCGGGTACTGGATCCCATTGGTAGACGCTCTCTGTGGAGTTCGCTGCGTAAGCGAAATCGAAGTAGCATGGGTTCATCGGGGTCATGATGACCTCGTGCCCTTTCGTTACGGTTTCAGGGATGGCGTTCAGGCCGATCCAGAACATGACAGTGGCGTTGGGTGCCAGTCCGCCATGGGTGATTTCATCCCATCCGATGAGGCGTTTTTGATGGGCGTTGAGAAACTTCTCCATGCGTTTGATGAAGTAGCTTTGGAGGTCATTGGTATTCTTGAGCTCAAGCTCACGCATTTTCGTTTGGCAGTGCGGGCATTGATTCCAGAACGCTTTGACCACTTCGTCGCCACCGATGTGAATGTACTCGTCTGGGAAGAGCTCCATGACCTCCTTGAGGACGTCTTCGAGGAAGGTGAAGGTGAATTCTTTCCCAGCGCAGTAGGAGTTTTGTTTGGATGGTGTCCAGTTTTCGCCATCTGATACGAGGTCCCCCCCGCAAGCCAGCTCTGGGTAGGCGGAGATTGCCGGCAGGCTGTGTCCTGGCATTTCGATCTCAGGGATGACGCGAACGTTGCGTTGTTTCGCGTAGGCGACAATTTCACGCACATCGTCCTGGGTGTAATAGCCGCCGTAGACTTCGGTGCTGTCCCGTTCTTCCATCGATTTAGGGAACGCCAACTCAGTGACCCGCCAGCCTTGGCCCGATCCCTTGCGGAACCCACCAAGCTCTGTCAGCTTGGGGTACTTTTTGATTTCGAGTCTCCAGCCTCCGTCGTCGATGAGGTGCCAGTGAAAGACATTCATCTTATAGGCTGCCAGCAGGTCGATGTATTTCTTTACAAAGTCCTTGCCGAAGAAGTGGCGGGATTCGTCCAGATGCATCCCGCGCCACTTGAAGCGTGGTTGGTCGGTGATGTTCAAGGTTTGGATCGATGCATCCGTGCCCTCGATGGAGTCTGGGAGGACTTGTAGCACAGTCTGAAAGCCGTAGAAGAAGCCTGCTGGAGTTGCCGCTGTGATAGTGATGGGCTGGTCCGCTTTGATTTCAAGCGTGTAGCCTTCATCACCGAGTTTGTGGCCATCGGCGGCCTGCCGAAAGGTGATGAGGGTGGGGTGATCACCTTGGCTAGCAGTGGGGTATTTTGAATTGAGTGTCTGCTGGCAGAACTCGACGAGCGTGGCGAGTTCGGGGATTTCCGAGGTGATCTTCAGGGAGTCACCGAGCTGGAGTCTGTTCTCTGATAAGTTGATCTCGTTGGGCTGAGGGATCAGCGAGAGGGTGTCTGCAGAGAGGGGGAGTTGAAAGCCGAGAAGTGCTGAGAGGATGAGTAATTGCTTCATGGGATAGCTTGGGGTGGCGGGAGTACGCAGAGCGGGGGGGGATCCTTCGTATTTTTTCGATTAGATGGCTAATTGAGGGCGGCTGATAGAGGATGCGTTGCGGGTTTGGGGGGATCCCCATCCCGGATCAGTGGGAAGGACTGGGTATCAGCGGGGGGCATCAGGTGCGTCAGCGTGTCGGTGGCGGGCGTAGATGGAGGTATGACTGTGACCGGTAAGATCGGAATAAGGGGGGCGCGGGAGTGCCGGCCGATCAGTGCTGCGGTTGGGCCAGGGCTTGCGAGTTTCTGAATGTAACGAATGTGCTCTTTATGAAGTGGTTACGGCGATTTTTGGTGGTTGGTGGGTCCCCGGTTGTGGGGCTTGGATTTCGGTGTGATGAGGTTGGCGCCGCGAGGCAGTGAACGAAGAAAAGTATGGTGAAGGACATATCAGGTAAAAATGCGGTGCTCGCGATTCAGCATGTGTTCGCGATGTTTGGAGCGACCGTGCTCGTCCCAGCGCTGACCGGGCTTAACCCGGGGATCGCGCTGATTTCCGCCGGGATCGGAACGCTCATATTCCACGCGGTGACTGGTGGGATGGTGCCGGTCTTTCTCGGGTCGAGCTTCGCTTTCATTGGAGCGATCATCTCCATAGCCGGTGAAGGGGGAGAGAACCTGCCCTATGCGATCGGTGCCGTGTTCTTCACCGGGATTATTTACCTTCTCCTGTCGCAGATGGTTCGGTTCGCTGGAATCGATTTGATCAGGAGGCTATTTCCAGCGGTCGTGACTGGGCCGGTGATCATGGTGATCGGGCTTTCTCTCGCGCCGATTGCGGTTGGTATGGCATCCACCCACTGGCCGGTCGCGCTGATCAGCATGGCGACGATTATTGCGATGACCACGCTTGTGAAAGGGTTCTTCAAGCTCGTTCCGATTCTGGTGGGAATCCTCGTGGGGTACCTGGCAGCGATGGCGTTCGGCATTGTCGATTTCACCGCACTGACCAGCAATGAGCGGATCTTTATGAATGTTTCGGATATCGTGCTGCCCAAGTTCCAGCTTGAGGCGATCCTCACGATGGCTCCGATCGCGATTGTTTCGTTTATGGAGCACATCGGCGACATCACTACGAATGGCGCTGTCGTGGGTAAGGATTTCATGAAGAAGCCCGGCCTTCACCGAACCCTTATGGGCGATGGTCTTGCGACGATGTTTGCCGGGCTTGTCGGTGGGCCTGCCAACACCACCTATTCTGAAAACACGGGCGTGCTCGCGGTGACGAAAAACTACAACCCTGCGATCATTCGATTGGCTGCCGTCTTTGCCATCGTGCTCGGAATTTTCAGCCCGATTGCAGCATTCCTCAAAACGCTGCCGGTGGCCGTGATGGGCGGGGTGAGTTTCATTCTCTTCGGGATGATCGCATCGATCGGGATGCGTACCATCGCTCACTCCAGGCTCGACTTTAACAACAGTAGGAACCTAATCATCGTGACGCTGATTCTTGTCACGGGGCTCGCTGGGGTTGAGGTCAATGTGCAGGGTGTCGCACTCAAGGGGATCGGTCTTGCGGCTTTTGTGGGGATGATCAGCAACCTCGTGCTCCACATTATTCTTCCGGACAATCCGGATAACGACTAACAGGGAATACAACCATGAAACAGTTTCCGACGCTCACCGTTACCAATCATCCGTTGATTCAGCACAAGCTGACTTACATCCGGGACAAGTCGACATCGAAGCGCGAGTTCAAAGCCTTGATCGACGAAGTGGGTGCCCTTTTGACCTACGAGATCACCCGTGATCTTCCGCTCACAGCGGTTGAGGTGGAGACGCCGCTGCAGAAAACCGAGTGCCATAAGATCGATGATCGGAATCTGGTGATTGTTCCGCTCCTGCGTGCGGGGCTTGGGTTTGTCGACTCCATCCAGGATCTCATCCCGAACTGCATCGTCAGTCATGTGGGGATGTACCGGGATCACGTAACCAAGGAGCCGGTCACCTATTACACGAATGAGATGCACAACCCGGGGGAGAAGAGTTTCATCATGGTGGACCCAATGCTTGCCACTGGTGGATCCGCGGTGGCTGCAGTGGACTTCCTGAAAGCGAGTGGTGCGCGGGATATCCGTTTTATGTGTCTCGTGGCAGCTCCCGAAGGCGTCGAGCTCTTTGCCAAGGCCCATCCGGATGTCCCGATTTTTGCTGCGGCGCTGGACGAGAAGCTCAATGAGGATGCCTATATTCTTCCGGGCCTGGGCGATGCCGGTGATCGTCTGTTTGGGACGAATTAGGGGGCGGGGCGAGGTTGTTTTTTTAGACAGGATTTACAAGATGGACATGATGTGAATTGCGGGCGTCTGCGGATAGGTCTGTTTTGGAACCACAGAGGACTCAGAGAGCACAGAGTCGTTGAGAGACTGCCCCTATGGAGCTGTCTGGTTTTAGGTTGGGAAAGTGGTCGCTGCGCTCCTTGGGGTTTGGGGGGCGGATGGGAAACCTGCAGTCCGAGGGGGGCTCTTGGACAGAATTCACATGATGCTTTGAATCTGCGGAATCGGCGTAATCTGCGGATCCCCAAAAGCCCCCACCTGCGATGACCTGTTGTCGCGATGCGGGGCACCTCGCTTGCGTTCCATCCCATTCATCCTGCCCATCTGTGGAAAAACACAAAGCCTCGACCATCGGCTCCGGATGTTCTGTCGGATCCGTGGATGGTTAAAGAGATGAGGCGGCGAGCCTTAGCACTACCCGTTGGCGTCGAGCCAGGCGAGGGCGTCGTCGCGGGTGGTGAGTTGGCCGTCGAGTTGGAGGGTTTGGATTTCGTTGAGGATTTTGCCGAGGTTGGGGCCGGGCTTGTGGCCGCGCTCGATCAGATCGCGGCCGGTGACGAGAGGTGGGGGGACGACTGGTTCGTTGGCGAACTCATCGCGCTTGGCGAGGACGAACTCGTAGTTCTCGGTGATGCCATTGGACGACGCGCAGTCGACCCGGTGGAGTTCGATTTCGTCGGTGAATGTGGGAGCGTCCATGAAGCGGCGCAGCGTCGATCGCTTCATCTTGGTCACGTTCATGAAGGTCATGTGGCGTGCGACCATCGGGCGCACGGCGTCGATCAGATGGTTCGGAGCTTTGAGTCGGCGCAGGATTTCCTCTGCCATTTCCGCGCCCACGCGGTCGTGGCCGTTGAAGCGGATGCGACCGGTCTCGTCGACGGTGCGGGTGGCGGGCTTTGCGATGTCGTGCAACAGGACGGCCCAGACCAGCGCTTCCGAGGCGTCTGCCGGGATCATGTCGAGCATGATGCGTGTGTGTTGGTAGACGTCGCCCTCGGGGTGGAACTCGGGTGGTTGGTCGCAGCCCTGGAGTTGGATGATTTCGGGCAGGATGTGCTGCATGAGTCCGGATTCCACCAGCAGGTCGAAGCCGCGGACGCGGTTGGGGTGGGTGAGGATGGTGCGGACTTCCGCGAAGATGCGCTCCACGCTGATTTGCGTGATCTGCGGGGCATGGGCTTGCAGCGCGACCCACGTGGACTCTTCGATTTTCAAGTCGAAGCGGGCGGCGAAGCGGACGGCGCGCAGCATGCGGAGGTAATCCTCGGCGAAGCGTGTTTCGGCATCGCCGATGGCGCGCAGCGTGCGGGCATCCAGATCCTGTTGGCCGCCGATGAAGTCGATCACTTCGCCGGTGGCTGGGTTTTCAAACAATCCATTGATGGTGAAGTCGCGGCGGTGGGCGTCCTTTTCCGGAGTGGAATAACAGACGCTATCCGGGCGGCGGCCGTCGCCGTAGGAGCCGTCTTCGCGGAACGTGGCGACTTCGAAATCGAAGCCGTGGTAGTGGACGAGTGCTACGCCGAAGTGGGCACCGACCATGCGCACTTTGGAGAAGGCCGCGGCGACCTGCTGCGGCGTGGCATTGGTGGCGATGTCGTAATCCTTCACGTGGTTGCCCATCAGTCGGTCGCGCACGCAGCCACCGGCGAAGAACGCGGTGAACCCGGCATCGGTGAGGGTGGCAACGACTGAGCAGGCGGCTTGGCGGAGAGGATCGGTCATGACGCGGAAATTGGATGGCAGCTCGCGTGATTTCGCGGTTGCACAATGGTGAGAAACTTCGTTGATGTTGGTATGCTTGGCAATCCTGTGGATGTAGTTCTTAACCTGGCGGCGTTTATGATCGGCGCCTGTGTGGGGTCGTTTCTTAATGTGTGCATCTACCGGTGGCCGCTGGATCTGAAAGTGGACGAACCCAAGCGCTCGTTCTGCCCGAAGTGCAAGAGCCCGATCCCGATGTGGCGTAACGTGCCGATTTTGAGTTGGTTGATGTTGCGGGGCAAGTGTGGCGACTGCAAGGCGCCGATCCCGGTGCGGTATGTGTTGGTGGAGTTGTTCACCGCGCTGGGCTTTCTGGCGATCTGGCTTCACTGGCCGCCTGCGGTGGCGGTGGCGCTGATCTTTTTCTTTGTGTGCTGCATGGTCACCCTGTGGGTGGACATGGAGCATTACATCATCCCGGATCAGGTTTCGATCAACGCGGTGCCGCTCGGGCTGCTGGCCGGTGCTCTGGCCCCTGGATTGTTTGACGAGCAAATCTGGTACCGCGGGTTGATGTGGAGTGCGCTGGGAGCATTGACCGGCTATGTCGTGCTTTATGGCGTGGTGGAGCTGGGCAAGAAGCTCTTCGGACGCAAGCGGCTCAAGCTGGACGGGGTGGAAAAGTGGTCGGCCCGCGATGGCGAGCAGGGGCCGGTTTTCTCATTGGGCGACGAGAAGTACGAGTGGGAGGAGTTGTTTTCGCGTCCGACCGACCGGCTGGTGGTGACTTCTCCGGCGGTACGTTTTGACGTGGCGGATGGTTCCTCGGTGAGCCACCAGGAGGTCGACGTGCATTTGGGTTGGGACTCGGTGCGTGTCGTGCGTGGTGGCAAGAACGGTGAAACGGTGGACGAATGGCCGCTCGACCAGGTGAAGACGATCCGCGGCGAGGCGGCTGATGTGGTGATCCCGCGCGAGGCGATGGGCTTTGGCGATGTGAAGTGGTTGGCGATGGCCGGATGCTTCATCGGTTGGCAGGGTGTCTTCTTCACCGTGGGGGCGGCGTCCTTGATTGGCACCTTGCTTTCCGTGGTGCTGACGGTGGTTGGTTTGCGTGCGTGGACGACACGTATTCCTTTTGGGCCTTATTTAGTGATCGGGGCTTGGTTGTGGTTACTCTTTGGTTCTGAGTGGGTTGAGGGGTATTTGAAGTGGTCTGGGTTCGGTGGGTTTTGAGAAAAAATGAAATTTTAGACTCAAAAGGTCTTGCATTCATTTTCTGAGGGTGTATCCTTCGCCAGCTCCGCTTCGGCGGACATGAGAAAGCTCGGTTCGATGCTTTTCAAAGGTTTCTGGGGGTTTCCTTTGAGAATGTTCAACCGGGCTTTCTTTTTTTATTTTCAGGGAGGACGGGGTGCCGAAAGGTGGCTCCGGGAATCTGCGAAAAATAGAGAATTTCTCGTTGCATACTCCGCGTGGGTGGTGCATAGATTCCCACCCGATCGCCACGGCGGCCGGACAAGCAAATTTTCCCAAATGCGCGATTAGCTCAGTGGTAGAGCAATGCCTTGACATGGCAGAGGTCACTGGTTCAAATCCAGTATTGCGCACCATTTTACAACCAGCGACTGCACCGGCGGTCGCTGGTTTTTTTGTGGCAGGTGGGACTTGGGTCCGTGCCACTAGCCCCGGGCGACAAAAAGAGGCAGGCGCGGAAGAATCCACACCTGCCTCCAGGCTTTTGG from Sulfuriroseicoccus oceanibius includes:
- a CDS encoding CIA30 family protein — translated: MMSGVSKAVGWALVLSVGAVAAAEELHLDFVSDQDGPRWSAVNDGVMGGLSQGGARMKAGVMHFSGTLSLENNGGFASVRTQNYRADLSGTKGIRLRVFGDGRTYQLRVSTDARFRQSRIAYKAEFTPQKGEWTEVDVPFVNMVPSWRGRLLEGPELDLSKITQIGILLGDKKEGPFSLKVDWMKSF
- the pnuC gene encoding nicotinamide riboside transporter PnuC yields the protein MFETLTLAAIEWQFVLGSTWLEIIATVSAILGVILIARQNILGWPLGIVWAAISAWLCFTQWQLVSDGILYLIYIPIQIYCWVQWKMGDSESGAPLHPTWMPAKKQGILVACALGSIVLWAFGISAMARNVSWIPEPALLWRDSTTTVLNFFAQFLQARKRMENWVLWLVVNCLGIHIYWVKDAPIYSVQYGFFLILGIYGWVEWHRSRKQLQEGK
- a CDS encoding DUF1853 family protein, whose translation is MPTTLILHALCNSPLLIKHLPEASSFDREPLSPAEVSSPLNLDQKLGHLYEDALALLIQSSHRYELLERNLQLQSSIHKTQGEIDFLLRDHASGRLIHLELAVKFYLAVQSPDGLLLPGPDARDNFFKKLHRLRSHQLILTKKYRDHLPAKYRNESIAPQHLILGAVFDHITSGHPAEAEFLSHGARRGHWLRQCELITHFPNRHIQTIPKHLWPVETSQLPSHLLHPFSNDSPLDRCLLLKIQDHPHPIFLTPDNYPQSS
- a CDS encoding AAA family ATPase is translated as MVFPRIVITGPESSGKTTLCRYLADTLQIPMALEYARIYLEAYGPDYDLEILQTIAREHLEYQQQQVPESARLGLFDTDLINFKIWADEVFGCCPDEITQGIRNEAHHRYLLCAPDLPWEPDPLRENPDNRDYLFQRHLGEIQRLGRPYEIVRGSGDARLRSADEAIRKLLR
- the rpoN gene encoding RNA polymerase factor sigma-54 codes for the protein MSLPPTHNYPTGSSRPAFGVSQHQEMGLQQRLSPQMRQSLDILQAPALELRQLVQQELEANPTLEDDTADTSLDAAEEQADERDDDLRELEQWDEDLREEQILSGQHIGRNREHEDLVDHLYDSISSPESLASHLQQQVAMTPLDPESREAFDLLVAALDERGYLTISLEDIALDNLLPLDAVETAYSTLLTLDPAGIGARDLADCLLIQLERRGYTGSIAAQMVEHHFDALTRNKRPEIAKALGVTVADVNTAVELIATLTPRPADSMNDQTARYIDPDLTILPDSKGEFQITLNDASMPRLRISRYYKDLIAEASTNQEARTFIREKIRSGKFIIQCIEQRQETLRRIAEQLVIHQQPYFEGGFSELRPLTMQQVADAIGVHETTVSRAINGKYAVTPHGIVELRRFFTAGFQSSQGEGVANTSVKERIAELVAAEDPAKPLSDAKISQLLEAEGLKVARRTIAKYRDALGIPPTNLRRQHG